One window of the Cryptomeria japonica chromosome 7, Sugi_1.0, whole genome shotgun sequence genome contains the following:
- the LOC131065685 gene encoding wall-associated receptor kinase-like 14: METFTELLDQPQVKEVEPSSIHSLSYMPPEYEIFKFHEEFDEKESLGQESTKSNTNIYEQVENEIHVGISTNVPILMEFQSTLYEVSNVQSNPTFEFLDQEDNPIKEDSFGNYTKNAEISEIAIALQHLHVDVEPPVLHHNVKSTNFLLVDDSHAKLPNFGLPKLGRREGRDAPTPVKGSYDIVGDDNKPQSHERF, encoded by the exons atggagacTTTTACTGAACTCCTAGATCAACCTCAAGTGAAAGAAGTTGAACCATCAAGCATTCACTCTTTATCATACATGCCACCTGAATATGAAATTTTCAAATTCCATGAAGAgtttgatgaaaaggaatcattgggacaagagagCACAAAAAGTAATACAAACATCTATGAGCAGGTTGAAAATGAAATCCATGTAGGAATATCAACAAACGTCCCTATCTTAATGGAATTTCAATCTACACTTTATGAAGTCTCCAATGTTCAAAGCAATCCAACTTTTGAATTTTTAGATCAAGAAGACAACCCTATCAAAGAAGATAGTTTTGGAAACTATACCAAGAATGCAGAGATAagtgag ATTGCAATAGCTTTGCAACACCTGCACGTAGATGTTGAGCCTCCTGTGTTGCACCACAATGTCAAATCTACCAATTTTCTTCTTGTAGATGACAGCCATGCCAAACTTCCAAATTTTGGCTTGCCAAAACTAGGTCGTAGAGAAGGTCGGGATGCACCAACCCCAGTTAAGGGTAGCTATGATATTGTTGGAGATGATAACAAACCGCAAAGCCATGAAAGATTTTGA